Proteins encoded together in one Deinococcus irradiatisoli window:
- a CDS encoding phage holin family protein: MEQNKGLGGSLIDVFDAAVNLIKTEAGVLTKRATDTIKAKGVGVVLLLAATGPLILGLIFIILALFYGLVRLGLGPWAAALFIALASFGLAGMLVIVGLGRLSAKVKEDETVDDYDLKTPYTEQDSDRTVPTLVEGRATVTPGQRVGEVQQVHLHGAAKVEGVRGGKEDIVPSAPLAAGQNAGEHTPAQHKHGNDDAGPHVPDKSKAPAGISVSTNPTYKTDMKKEGY, encoded by the coding sequence ATGGAACAGAACAAAGGACTCGGCGGGTCACTGATCGATGTATTTGACGCCGCCGTGAATCTGATCAAGACCGAGGCAGGTGTGCTCACCAAACGCGCCACCGACACCATCAAGGCCAAGGGCGTAGGTGTGGTGCTGCTGCTGGCCGCCACCGGGCCTCTGATTCTGGGCTTGATCTTTATCATCCTGGCGCTGTTCTACGGCCTGGTGCGCCTGGGCCTGGGGCCGTGGGCCGCGGCGCTGTTCATCGCGCTGGCGAGCTTCGGCCTGGCGGGCATGCTAGTGATCGTCGGTCTGGGCCGCCTGTCGGCCAAGGTCAAGGAGGACGAAACCGTGGACGACTACGACCTCAAGACGCCCTACACCGAGCAGGACAGTGACCGGACCGTGCCCACGCTGGTCGAGGGCCGCGCCACGGTGACGCCGGGACAGCGCGTCGGCGAGGTGCAGCAGGTTCACCTGCACGGCGCGGCCAAGGTCGAGGGCGTGCGCGGCGGCAAGGAAGACATCGTGCCGAGTGCGCCGCTGGCCGCCGGTCAGAATGCCGGCGAGCATACCCCCGCCCAGCACAAGCACGGCAACGACGACGCCGGCCCGCATGTGCCCGACAAGAGCAAGGCCCCCGCCGGCATCAGCGTCAGCACCAACCCCACCTACAAGACCGACATGAAAAAGGAAGGCTACTGA
- a CDS encoding S9 family peptidase, whose product MTKPKPESLFGLQFPSDPQLSPDGQQVAYVLGRVAEEKAAKKEEQWPKPRYRSRIMLAGAEGERALTQGEGRDTAPRWSPDGSSLAFLSDRSGKSQLYLLPLGGGEARALTAPADFPQGVSAAQWSPDGRYLAFLAQEGEVSPREERGEARVITRLKYRANGADFLPDEPAALWCLQVEGGEVTRWLMPQQPIGEFTWWPDSRGVLLTSSQDEVSGALWKQEAYDLPLGGEPRQLTDWAAPISHLAPHPDGLRFVAQARRQTERNDTDSHLYLFVPSGETYAAERLDQHDYPAGSIVAGDLHVGQFPERPVWLGEERLLFSATVGGASGLFTADLAGQVQPHTFDAERVVAGFSANANGAAWLSESATQVPQVRLNGRQVSDCPMPDFAVLTPQRVTFTNELGEGEGWVLLPEAQEPRPALLNVHGGPHTAYGHGFMHEFQLFAAQGYAVCYSNPRGSVGYGQAWSSDIFGRWGSVDADDVLAFFDVCLDTLPLDRQRTAVMGGSYGGFMTNWLTSHTGRFQAAITDRSICNLISFGGTSDIGMRFWDDELGGNFQRSADIDKLWAMSPLRYVENVTTPTLIIHSVLDHRCPIEQAEQWYTALRLHGVPTRFVRFPGEDHELSRSGRPDRRAVRLGEYLAWLEQYLNPQAAAGSAPKPDYVAAN is encoded by the coding sequence ATGACAAAACCCAAGCCCGAGAGTTTGTTCGGCCTTCAGTTTCCCTCGGACCCGCAGCTTTCCCCGGACGGTCAGCAGGTCGCCTACGTGCTGGGGCGGGTCGCCGAGGAGAAGGCGGCCAAAAAGGAGGAGCAATGGCCCAAGCCGCGCTACCGCAGCCGCATCATGCTGGCGGGTGCCGAGGGTGAGCGGGCGCTGACCCAGGGCGAGGGCCGCGACACGGCGCCGCGCTGGTCGCCGGACGGCTCGTCGCTGGCGTTTTTGTCGGACCGCAGCGGCAAGAGCCAGCTGTACCTGTTGCCGCTGGGCGGCGGCGAAGCGCGGGCGCTGACGGCCCCGGCCGATTTTCCGCAGGGCGTGTCGGCGGCGCAGTGGAGCCCCGACGGACGTTATCTGGCGTTTCTGGCCCAGGAAGGCGAGGTCAGCCCGCGCGAGGAGCGTGGTGAGGCCCGCGTCATCACCCGGCTGAAATACCGGGCCAACGGAGCGGACTTCCTGCCGGACGAGCCGGCGGCGTTGTGGTGTCTGCAAGTGGAGGGCGGCGAGGTCACGCGCTGGCTGATGCCCCAGCAGCCGATCGGGGAGTTCACCTGGTGGCCGGATTCGCGCGGGGTGCTGCTGACCAGCAGCCAGGACGAGGTGTCGGGCGCGCTGTGGAAACAGGAAGCCTACGACCTGCCGCTGGGCGGTGAGCCCCGCCAGCTGACTGACTGGGCCGCGCCGATCTCGCACCTCGCGCCGCACCCCGACGGCTTGCGCTTCGTCGCCCAGGCCCGGCGCCAGACCGAGCGCAACGACACCGATTCGCACCTGTACCTCTTCGTGCCGTCGGGGGAGACCTACGCGGCCGAGCGCCTCGACCAGCACGATTATCCGGCGGGCAGCATCGTGGCCGGCGACCTGCACGTCGGGCAGTTTCCCGAGCGTCCGGTGTGGCTGGGCGAGGAACGGCTGCTCTTCAGCGCCACGGTGGGCGGGGCCAGCGGTTTGTTCACGGCCGACCTCGCCGGCCAGGTGCAGCCGCACACCTTCGATGCCGAGCGGGTGGTGGCGGGCTTCAGTGCAAACGCTAACGGCGCGGCCTGGCTCTCCGAGAGCGCCACACAGGTGCCGCAGGTGAGGCTCAACGGCCGGCAGGTGAGTGATTGCCCGATGCCGGACTTCGCCGTGCTCACGCCGCAGCGCGTGACCTTTACGAACGAACTCGGCGAGGGCGAGGGCTGGGTGCTGCTGCCCGAAGCGCAGGAGCCCAGGCCCGCGCTGCTCAACGTTCATGGAGGGCCGCACACCGCCTACGGCCACGGCTTCATGCACGAGTTCCAGCTGTTCGCCGCGCAGGGCTACGCGGTGTGTTACAGCAACCCGCGCGGTTCGGTGGGGTACGGTCAGGCCTGGTCGTCGGACATCTTCGGGCGCTGGGGCAGCGTGGACGCCGACGACGTGCTGGCGTTCTTCGACGTCTGCCTGGACACCCTGCCGCTCGACAGGCAGCGCACCGCCGTGATGGGCGGCAGTTACGGCGGCTTCATGACCAACTGGCTGACCTCGCACACCGGCCGCTTCCAGGCGGCCATCACCGACCGCTCGATCTGCAACCTGATCTCCTTCGGCGGCACCTCGGACATCGGGATGCGCTTCTGGGACGACGAACTCGGCGGCAACTTCCAGCGCAGCGCCGACATCGACAAGCTGTGGGCCATGAGCCCGCTGCGCTACGTGGAGAACGTCACCACCCCGACCCTGATCATTCACAGCGTCCTCGACCACCGCTGCCCCATCGAGCAGGCCGAGCAGTGGTACACGGCGCTCCGGCTTCACGGCGTGCCGACCCGCTTCGTGCGTTTCCCCGGCGAGGACCACGAACTCAGCCGTTCGGGCCGTCCCGACCGCCGGGCCGTCCGTCTGGGCGAGTATCTGGCCTGGCTGGAACAGTATCTGAACCCGCAAGCGGCAGCGGGCAGCGCGCCGAAACCGGACTACGTCGCGGCGAACTGA
- the prfB gene encoding peptide chain release factor 2 (programmed frameshift) yields MQELLEKLAALREYLDIPGKTRRLNELDRDLSNPDLWNNPDRARSVNQEAGSLRKLVDAYNRLQSDADGLSEMLEIADAEEAEMLAEEQARLQKDVDDLYRETLFTMKHADAPAIVKVKSGAGGTESQDWAGMLERMFMRWAERRGYKVELLDQQDGDQAGITSAEFIIRGEKAFGMMAPENGVHRLVRVSPFDSNNRRHTSFASVDVVPEVPAEEINIHIPDSDLRRDVFRSQGAGGQGVNTTDSAVRLTHLPTGIAVASQVTRSQIKNHEIALQILKQRLYDIEMRKREAEEAAARGEQKQIEWGSQIRSYVLDKQYVKDHRTGVMRHDSSAILDGDLDEFMWAGLEWMAGKRAAEELDTDE; encoded by the exons ATGCAAGAATTACTGGAAAAACTGGCCGCGCTCCGGGAGTATCTT GACATTCCCGGCAAAACGCGCAGGCTCAACGAACTCGATCGTGACCTGAGCAACCCTGATCTGTGGAACAACCCCGACCGCGCCCGGTCGGTCAACCAGGAAGCCGGCAGCCTGCGCAAGCTGGTGGACGCCTACAACCGCCTGCAATCCGACGCCGACGGCCTCTCGGAGATGCTGGAAATCGCCGACGCCGAGGAAGCCGAGATGCTGGCCGAGGAACAGGCCCGGCTGCAAAAGGACGTGGACGACCTCTACCGCGAAACGCTCTTCACCATGAAGCACGCCGACGCGCCGGCCATCGTCAAGGTAAAAAGCGGTGCGGGCGGCACCGAGTCGCAGGACTGGGCCGGCATGCTGGAACGGATGTTCATGCGCTGGGCGGAGCGCCGCGGCTACAAAGTCGAACTGCTCGACCAGCAGGACGGCGACCAGGCCGGCATCACCAGCGCCGAGTTCATCATTCGCGGCGAGAAGGCCTTCGGCATGATGGCCCCGGAAAACGGCGTTCACCGCCTGGTGCGCGTCTCGCCGTTCGATTCCAACAACCGCCGTCACACCAGCTTTGCCAGCGTGGACGTGGTGCCGGAAGTGCCGGCCGAGGAAATCAACATCCACATTCCCGACAGCGACCTGCGCCGCGACGTGTTCCGGTCGCAGGGCGCCGGCGGGCAGGGCGTCAACACCACCGACTCGGCGGTGCGCCTGACCCACCTGCCCACCGGCATCGCGGTGGCGTCGCAGGTGACGCGCAGCCAGATCAAGAACCACGAGATCGCCCTGCAAATCCTCAAGCAGCGCCTCTACGACATCGAGATGCGTAAGCGCGAGGCCGAGGAAGCGGCGGCGCGCGGCGAGCAAAAGCAGATCGAGTGGGGCTCGCAGATTCGTAGCTACGTGCTCGACAAGCAGTACGTCAAGGACCACCGTACCGGTGTGATGCGTCACGATTCCTCGGCGATTCTCGACGGCGACCTCGACGAATTCATGTGGGCCGGGCTGGAATGGATGGCCGGCAAACGGGCCGCCGAGGAGCTGGACACCGACGAATGA
- a CDS encoding phytoene/squalene synthase family protein, protein MQHGQTPRCWTPEQLDAALAHCQEQTRAHSKTFYFGSRFFPPAQRKAVWAVYAACRRGDDIADEPGGGEAALTQWWQATQAALRGQGSLHPVDTALSWAASQFPLPEEAFHELYLGLQMDLHLDAGGEPCRDFEELELYCRRVAGVIGFMIAPISGYSGGERTLNYALKLGQAMQLTNILRDVGEDLARGRIYLPQTLLARHGVTRAALEAGRVTPPYRALMAELSGQARAWYREGRAGLPYLHGSGRLAVTAAARAYEGILDALEANDYDNFRRRAQVSGTRKLLMLPGAWWEVRSRPNLA, encoded by the coding sequence GTGCAACACGGCCAGACACCACGCTGCTGGACCCCGGAGCAACTTGACGCCGCCCTGGCCCATTGCCAGGAACAGACGAGGGCACATTCCAAGACCTTTTACTTCGGCTCGCGTTTTTTCCCCCCCGCGCAGCGCAAGGCGGTCTGGGCGGTGTACGCGGCCTGCCGGCGCGGCGACGATATCGCCGACGAGCCGGGCGGCGGCGAAGCGGCGCTGACGCAGTGGTGGCAGGCCACCCAGGCGGCGCTGCGCGGTCAGGGCAGCCTGCATCCGGTGGACACCGCGCTGAGCTGGGCCGCCTCGCAGTTCCCGCTGCCGGAAGAAGCGTTCCACGAGCTGTACCTGGGGTTGCAGATGGACCTGCATCTCGATGCCGGCGGTGAGCCGTGCCGCGACTTCGAGGAACTCGAGCTCTACTGCCGGCGGGTGGCGGGCGTGATCGGGTTCATGATCGCGCCGATTTCCGGCTACAGCGGCGGCGAGCGCACCCTCAACTACGCCCTCAAACTCGGCCAGGCCATGCAGCTCACCAACATCTTGCGCGATGTGGGCGAGGACCTGGCGCGCGGCCGCATCTACCTCCCGCAGACGCTGCTGGCCCGCCACGGCGTGACCCGCGCCGCGCTCGAAGCCGGCCGGGTCACGCCGCCGTACCGCGCCCTGATGGCCGAGCTCTCGGGGCAGGCCCGCGCTTGGTACCGCGAGGGCCGCGCCGGGCTGCCGTACCTGCACGGCTCGGGCCGGCTGGCGGTCACGGCGGCGGCCCGGGCCTACGAGGGCATTCTCGACGCCCTGGAAGCCAACGATTACGATAATTTTCGCCGGCGTGCCCAGGTCAGCGGCACCCGCAAACTGCTGATGTTGCCGGGCGCCTGGTGGGAAGTCCGTTCGCGGCCCAACCTCGCCTGA
- a CDS encoding DUF883 C-terminal domain-containing protein, producing MNEREDARVRLQEAVDQLGQQASLQVQMQKEPLKMLGIATGVGAVLGLVIGRSLSKTKKIYVDETLSKKDQKAFAKAQARYKGPAGNIGGALTATLVTLAFKVLQDRFITPKLEEMAQNLTQKAEQAGSQPRSPRPSKDVIIRDFRAPSEKAHADERGNLHVTPAQQAAGNVAHAARDVQVRDFRVPAEKAHADQYGNVISEAKPLDAQASITTSTETKPKLEK from the coding sequence ATGAACGAGCGCGAAGACGCCCGCGTGCGGCTGCAGGAAGCGGTCGATCAGCTCGGCCAGCAGGCCAGCTTGCAGGTGCAGATGCAAAAAGAGCCCCTCAAGATGCTGGGCATCGCCACCGGTGTGGGCGCGGTGCTGGGCCTGGTGATCGGCCGCTCGCTGAGCAAGACCAAGAAGATCTACGTCGACGAAACGCTCTCCAAGAAAGACCAGAAGGCCTTCGCCAAGGCCCAGGCCCGCTACAAGGGGCCGGCCGGCAACATCGGCGGCGCGCTCACGGCCACCCTCGTCACGCTGGCGTTCAAGGTGCTGCAAGACCGCTTCATCACGCCCAAACTCGAAGAGATGGCCCAGAACCTGACCCAGAAAGCCGAACAGGCCGGGAGCCAGCCGCGTTCGCCCCGGCCCAGCAAGGACGTGATCATCCGCGATTTCCGTGCGCCCAGCGAAAAGGCCCACGCCGACGAGCGCGGCAACCTGCACGTCACCCCGGCCCAGCAGGCCGCCGGCAACGTCGCCCACGCCGCCCGCGACGTGCAGGTGCGCGACTTCCGGGTGCCGGCCGAGAAGGCCCACGCCGATCAGTACGGCAACGTGATCTCGGAGGCCAAGCCGCTCGACGCCCAGGCCAGCATCACCACCTCCACCGAGACCAAGCCTAAGCTCGAAAAATAA
- the rpoD gene encoding RNA polymerase sigma factor RpoD — translation MAEQLPRRKKVQPPAPGTPSSDEPVMKPKAAPKSRAKVEKAPATQDAEAASTPSTAEKKAAAPKKAPAKTAAKAASKDAPAKKAAAKDSAEQPDGAAAPKAASKAKPASEAAASKTKTAKATSSTLQEKPYYQHPSIQELLKTGKAAGTLSAEDIAAALSTALEAAGLDPESADAFEDLQLYFQAQHIEIQDLDEEEEDDAEAEEKEAEEAEEEEKYFDDMPRAVSNDPVRQYLHEIGRVPLLTLEEEIALARRIEEGEEARKNLDEEPELEERAQRRLKRQMEDGAAARQGLIEANLRLVVSIAKKYTGRGLGFLDLIQEGNQGLIRAVEKFEYRRRYKFSTYATWWIRQAINRAIADQARTIRIPVHMVETINKLTRTARQLQQELSREPTYEEIAEAMGPGWDAAKVEEVQKVSQEPVSLETPIGDEKDSFYGDFIPDENLDSPVENAAKTLLSEELEKALGKLTEREAMVLKFRKGLVDGREHTLEEVGQRFNVTRERIRQIENKALRKLKYHESRTRKLRDFLD, via the coding sequence ATGGCTGAACAACTTCCCCGCCGCAAAAAAGTCCAACCCCCTGCCCCCGGCACGCCCAGCAGCGACGAGCCGGTCATGAAGCCCAAGGCCGCGCCCAAGTCGCGCGCCAAGGTGGAGAAAGCGCCGGCCACGCAGGACGCCGAGGCCGCCAGCACGCCCAGCACCGCCGAGAAAAAAGCGGCGGCCCCCAAGAAGGCGCCGGCCAAAACCGCCGCCAAGGCCGCCAGCAAAGACGCTCCCGCCAAGAAAGCGGCGGCCAAAGACAGCGCCGAGCAGCCGGACGGCGCCGCCGCGCCCAAGGCCGCCAGCAAGGCCAAGCCGGCTTCCGAAGCGGCGGCCAGCAAAACCAAGACCGCCAAGGCGACCAGCAGCACCCTGCAGGAAAAGCCCTACTACCAGCACCCCAGCATTCAGGAATTGCTGAAAACCGGCAAGGCCGCCGGCACCCTCAGCGCCGAGGACATCGCCGCCGCGCTCTCGACGGCGCTGGAAGCCGCCGGGCTCGACCCCGAAAGCGCCGACGCCTTCGAGGACCTGCAGCTGTACTTCCAGGCCCAGCACATCGAAATCCAGGACCTCGACGAGGAAGAGGAGGACGACGCCGAGGCCGAGGAAAAGGAAGCCGAGGAAGCTGAGGAAGAAGAGAAGTACTTCGACGACATGCCGCGCGCCGTCAGCAACGACCCGGTGCGCCAGTACCTGCACGAGATCGGCCGGGTGCCGCTGCTGACCCTGGAAGAGGAAATCGCCCTGGCGCGGCGCATCGAGGAAGGCGAGGAAGCCCGCAAGAACCTCGACGAGGAGCCGGAACTCGAGGAGCGCGCCCAGCGCCGCCTCAAGCGCCAGATGGAAGACGGCGCGGCCGCCCGGCAGGGCCTCATCGAGGCCAACCTGCGCCTGGTGGTCAGCATCGCCAAGAAGTACACCGGACGCGGCCTGGGCTTTCTGGACCTGATTCAGGAAGGCAACCAGGGCCTGATCCGGGCGGTCGAGAAGTTCGAGTACCGCCGCCGCTACAAGTTCTCCACCTACGCCACCTGGTGGATTCGTCAGGCGATCAACCGCGCCATCGCCGACCAGGCCCGCACCATCCGCATTCCGGTGCACATGGTCGAGACCATCAACAAGCTCACCCGCACCGCCCGGCAGCTGCAGCAGGAACTCTCGCGCGAACCCACCTACGAGGAAATCGCCGAGGCGATGGGGCCGGGCTGGGACGCGGCCAAGGTCGAGGAAGTCCAGAAGGTCAGCCAGGAGCCGGTCAGCCTGGAAACGCCCATCGGCGACGAGAAGGACAGCTTCTACGGCGACTTCATTCCCGACGAGAACCTCGATTCGCCGGTCGAGAACGCCGCCAAGACCCTGCTCAGCGAGGAACTCGAAAAAGCGCTGGGCAAACTCACCGAGCGCGAGGCGATGGTGCTCAAGTTCCGCAAGGGTCTGGTGGACGGGCGCGAGCACACCCTCGAAGAAGTCGGGCAGCGCTTCAACGTGACCCGCGAGCGCATTCGCCAGATCGAGAACAAGGCGCTGCGCAAGCTCAAGTACCACGAAAGCCGCACCCGCAAGCTGCGCGACTTCCTCGACTGA
- a CDS encoding class I SAM-dependent methyltransferase — MTQARHLEERVNISKAALTPAQRSNLLDFTARGYALWRARSLALLSGGPLSLEREAAYFRARCRPAPSQQWLDIGTSAGFYAGVLASAGAEVLACDISPAMLREAARREGSPNIRYALLNAEASGLPSQSFDGVSIGATLNETADPERMLGEVHRLLRPGGQLWIMALARDGSALQGLLTWLGGLTFPDEAQLDTWLPQMRRTDGWRRANVVFGRWVKN; from the coding sequence ATGACTCAGGCTCGGCACCTTGAAGAAAGGGTAAATATCTCAAAGGCTGCCCTGACGCCGGCCCAGCGCAGCAATTTGCTGGATTTCACCGCGCGCGGCTACGCCCTGTGGCGGGCCAGATCGCTGGCGCTCCTGAGCGGCGGCCCGCTGAGCCTGGAGCGCGAGGCCGCTTATTTCCGGGCGCGGTGCCGCCCCGCGCCGAGCCAGCAGTGGCTGGACATCGGCACCAGCGCCGGCTTTTATGCGGGTGTGCTCGCGAGCGCGGGGGCCGAGGTGCTGGCCTGCGACATCAGCCCCGCCATGCTGCGCGAAGCGGCCCGGCGCGAGGGGTCCCCCAACATCCGCTACGCCCTGCTCAATGCCGAGGCCAGCGGCTTGCCCTCACAAAGTTTTGACGGCGTCAGCATCGGCGCGACGCTCAACGAAACGGCCGACCCCGAACGGATGCTCGGCGAGGTCCATCGGCTGCTGCGGCCCGGCGGGCAGTTGTGGATCATGGCGCTGGCCCGCGACGGCAGCGCCTTGCAGGGCCTGCTGACCTGGCTGGGCGGCCTGACTTTTCCCGACGAAGCGCAGCTCGACACCTGGCTGCCGCAGATGCGCCGCACCGACGGGTGGCGGCGGGCCAACGTCGTCTTCGGGCGCTGGGTCAAAAACTGA
- the crtI gene encoding phytoene desaturase family protein translates to MSTPAPTPRPEPEHFHPRRKTALIIGSGIGGLSLGIRLQSLGFNTTILERLDVPGGRAYQRRAGGYVFDMGPTVITVPQLIEELFALQRDHGRLSAPDFPPDESREHTEKYVKLVPILPFYRIYFDDGTFFDYDGDPQHTREQIGELAPEDLSGYDLFLRDAGAIFQRGFLELGYTHFGDLGTMLKAVPDLMKLDAVRTLFSFTQKYFQNPKMQQVFSFETLLIGGNPLSVPAIYAMIHFVEKTWGVHYAMGGTGALVRGMVQKFEELGGVIEYGAGVEQILTAKEGRRQVAQGVRLEGGDERRADIVVSNGDWANTYLKRVDKKARRINSDTRIKFAPQSMSLLVIYFGFRDDPANPLTLRHHNIILGPRYEALLREIFGKKVLGRDFSQYLHVPTLTDPELAPAGHHAAYTLVPVPNNASGIDWAVQGPRLVDRVIGMLDDRDYIPNLRNRLTHIDYVTPDYFEDTLDSHLGNAFGPEPVLAQSAFLRPHNRSEDVTHLYLVGAGAQPGAGTPSVMMSAKMTARLIAQDFGIHPDIAD, encoded by the coding sequence ATGTCCACGCCCGCGCCCACCCCTCGGCCCGAACCCGAGCACTTCCATCCCCGCCGCAAAACCGCCCTGATCATCGGCAGCGGCATCGGCGGCCTGAGCCTGGGCATCCGGCTGCAAAGCCTGGGCTTCAACACCACCATCCTGGAGCGCCTCGACGTGCCGGGCGGCCGGGCCTACCAGCGCCGCGCCGGCGGCTACGTCTTCGACATGGGGCCCACCGTGATCACCGTGCCGCAGCTGATCGAGGAGTTGTTTGCCCTGCAGCGCGACCACGGCCGGCTGTCGGCGCCGGATTTTCCCCCCGACGAGAGCCGCGAGCACACCGAGAAGTACGTGAAACTGGTGCCGATCTTGCCGTTCTACCGCATCTATTTCGACGACGGTACCTTCTTCGACTACGACGGCGACCCCCAGCACACCCGCGAGCAGATCGGAGAACTGGCCCCCGAGGACCTCAGCGGCTACGACCTCTTTTTGCGCGACGCCGGGGCGATTTTCCAGCGCGGGTTTCTCGAACTCGGCTACACCCATTTCGGCGACCTGGGCACCATGCTCAAGGCCGTGCCGGACCTGATGAAGCTCGACGCGGTGCGCACCCTCTTTTCCTTTACCCAGAAGTACTTCCAGAATCCCAAGATGCAGCAGGTGTTTTCCTTCGAGACGCTGCTGATCGGCGGCAATCCGCTGAGCGTGCCGGCCATCTACGCCATGATCCATTTCGTCGAGAAGACCTGGGGGGTGCATTACGCCATGGGCGGCACCGGCGCGCTGGTGCGCGGGATGGTGCAGAAATTCGAGGAACTCGGCGGCGTCATCGAGTATGGAGCCGGCGTCGAGCAGATTCTGACCGCCAAAGAGGGCCGGCGGCAGGTGGCGCAGGGGGTGCGGCTCGAAGGCGGCGACGAGCGCCGGGCCGACATCGTGGTGAGCAACGGCGACTGGGCCAACACCTACCTCAAGCGCGTCGATAAAAAAGCGCGGCGCATCAACTCCGACACCCGCATCAAGTTCGCTCCGCAGAGCATGAGCCTGCTGGTGATCTATTTCGGCTTCCGCGACGATCCGGCAAACCCGCTGACCCTGCGCCACCACAACATCATCCTGGGGCCGCGCTACGAAGCGCTGCTGCGTGAGATCTTCGGCAAGAAGGTGCTGGGGCGCGATTTCAGCCAGTACCTGCACGTGCCGACCCTGACCGACCCCGAGCTGGCGCCGGCCGGCCACCACGCCGCCTATACCCTGGTGCCGGTGCCGAACAATGCCAGCGGCATCGACTGGGCCGTGCAGGGGCCGCGCCTGGTCGACCGGGTGATCGGCATGCTCGACGACCGCGACTACATTCCCAACCTCCGAAACCGCCTGACCCACATCGACTACGTGACGCCCGACTACTTCGAAGACACCCTCGACAGCCACCTCGGCAACGCCTTCGGTCCGGAACCGGTGCTGGCGCAGTCGGCGTTCCTGCGCCCGCACAACCGCTCCGAGGACGTGACGCACCTGTACCTGGTGGGCGCCGGCGCGCAGCCGGGCGCCGGTACCCCCAGCGTGATGATGTCGGCCAAGATGACTGCCCGCCTCATCGCGCAGGATTTCGGCATTCACCCGGACATCGCCGACTGA
- the bshA gene encoding N-acetyl-alpha-D-glucosaminyl L-malate synthase BshA has protein sequence MSATHLNLPPQPSEMKVAVLCHSGAGGSGVVATELGLEVARAGNEVHFVGNAVPFRLLGLGGANGPYFHQASSFAYALFDQPFPELAAANALTEVIQEYGVQLTHAHYAIPHATAALHARSITGRTKVITTLHGTDVTLVGAEPAFLHTTRHAIQQSDAVTAVSQFLADVTRETLKVEVPIEVIYNFVDTQRFVRVSDPAIRARFAHPEEALLLHVSNFRPVKRVEDVVEVFARVASEIPARLLMVGDGPERARAFELAQHLGVIGRVHFLGSFPEVQTVMGIADLFLLPSNKESFGLAALEAMSCEVPVVAARAGGIPEVVEDHVTGRLAAVGDVDGMAHAALDILKNRDTYLSMGQAGRRAALEKFHSSLIVPQYLEAYRRVLGAPR, from the coding sequence ATGTCCGCGACCCACTTGAACCTGCCGCCCCAGCCGTCCGAAATGAAAGTCGCCGTGCTGTGCCACTCCGGCGCGGGCGGCTCCGGGGTGGTCGCCACCGAACTCGGCCTGGAAGTGGCCCGCGCCGGCAACGAAGTGCATTTCGTCGGCAACGCGGTGCCGTTCCGGCTGCTGGGCCTGGGCGGGGCCAACGGCCCGTACTTTCACCAGGCCAGCTCGTTTGCCTACGCCCTGTTCGATCAGCCGTTTCCCGAACTCGCCGCCGCCAACGCCCTCACCGAGGTGATACAGGAGTACGGCGTGCAGCTCACCCACGCCCACTACGCCATCCCGCACGCCACCGCCGCCCTGCACGCCCGCTCGATCACTGGCCGCACCAAGGTGATCACCACCCTGCACGGCACCGACGTGACGCTGGTGGGCGCCGAGCCGGCTTTTTTGCACACCACCCGCCACGCCATCCAGCAGTCCGACGCGGTCACGGCGGTGTCGCAGTTTCTGGCCGACGTGACCCGCGAAACCCTCAAGGTCGAGGTGCCGATCGAGGTGATCTACAACTTCGTGGACACCCAGCGCTTCGTGCGTGTCAGCGATCCGGCGATCCGCGCCCGCTTCGCCCACCCCGAAGAAGCCCTCTTGCTGCACGTCTCCAACTTCCGCCCGGTCAAGCGCGTCGAGGACGTGGTGGAGGTGTTCGCACGGGTAGCCTCGGAGATTCCGGCCCGGCTGCTGATGGTCGGTGACGGCCCCGAGCGCGCCCGCGCCTTCGAGCTGGCCCAGCACCTCGGCGTGATCGGCCGGGTGCATTTCCTGGGCTCGTTTCCCGAGGTCCAGACGGTGATGGGCATCGCCGATCTGTTTTTGCTGCCCTCCAACAAGGAGAGTTTCGGACTGGCGGCGCTGGAAGCCATGAGCTGCGAGGTGCCGGTGGTGGCTGCCCGCGCCGGAGGCATTCCCGAGGTGGTGGAAGATCACGTCACCGGGCGGCTGGCGGCGGTGGGCGACGTGGACGGCATGGCCCACGCCGCGCTGGATATCCTGAAAAACCGCGACACCTACCTCAGCATGGGGCAGGCCGGCCGCCGCGCCGCCCTGGAGAAGTTCCACTCCAGCCTGATCGTGCCGCAGTACCTGGAAGCCTACCGCCGGGTGCTGGGCGCGCCGCGCTGA